One region of Mucilaginibacter gotjawali genomic DNA includes:
- a CDS encoding MBL fold metallo-hydrolase, with amino-acid sequence MSLTGARKKGKKFLNPIPTDEAGFSKMIPILKEYYNNKAENNPKQTIGPFKTDLSVYQTPPTSGLRVTLVGHSSLLIEIDGKRILTDPVWSERVSFLSFMGPKRFFEPPLALEELPALDAVIVSHDHYDHLDKATIKFFAGKNIPFFCSLGVGRHLESWGMLKNFITEMDWGDSVMIGADCVLTAMPARHFSGRGIIGRNETLWSSFVIKGSKHNIFFGADSGWFPGFEEIGNLFGPFDLTMLEIGAYGQYWADIHMGPDNASNAHLALKGKIMMPIHWGTFNLAPHAWYEPIERLVGYAKEKHIELFVPEPGKPTEVKPYISGWWKKYLSPAS; translated from the coding sequence ATGAGTTTAACCGGGGCTAGAAAAAAGGGTAAGAAATTCCTTAACCCAATACCTACCGATGAAGCCGGGTTCAGTAAAATGATCCCGATCCTGAAAGAATACTACAACAATAAGGCCGAAAACAACCCAAAGCAAACTATCGGCCCATTTAAAACCGACTTATCGGTTTACCAAACACCGCCCACAAGCGGTTTGCGGGTTACCCTGGTAGGGCACTCAAGTTTGTTGATCGAGATTGACGGCAAACGCATCCTCACCGATCCCGTTTGGAGCGAAAGAGTTTCGTTTTTGTCCTTCATGGGGCCGAAGCGTTTTTTTGAGCCACCGTTAGCGCTGGAGGAACTGCCTGCGCTTGATGCAGTGATCGTTTCGCACGACCATTACGATCACCTTGATAAAGCAACGATTAAGTTTTTTGCCGGTAAAAACATCCCTTTCTTTTGCTCGCTTGGCGTGGGCAGGCACCTGGAAAGTTGGGGCATGTTGAAAAATTTTATTACCGAGATGGATTGGGGTGATAGCGTAATGATAGGCGCGGATTGCGTGCTCACCGCGATGCCGGCAAGGCATTTCAGTGGCAGGGGCATCATCGGTCGGAATGAAACTTTATGGTCATCCTTTGTGATAAAGGGCAGTAAACACAATATATTTTTCGGGGCCGATTCGGGGTGGTTCCCGGGTTTTGAAGAGATTGGCAATTTATTCGGGCCGTTTGATTTGACCATGCTTGAAATTGGTGCATATGGCCAATACTGGGCTGATATTCATATGGGGCCCGATAACGCCTCAAACGCACACCTTGCATTAAAGGGGAAGATCATGATGCCCATCCATTGGGGGACCTTTAACCTGGCCCCGCATGCCTGGTATGAGCCAATAGAACGGCTGGTTGGCTACGCTAAAGAAAAGCATATTGAATTATTTGTGCCCGAGCCGGGTAAGCCGACTGAAGTAAAGCCGTACATCTCGGGGTGGTGGAAGAAGTATTTAAGCCCAGCCTCGTAA
- a CDS encoding alpha/beta hydrolase family protein, which yields MIKKQYFTVPGAKGRGMQMDLTFDDTLKKAPMVIFAHGLKGFKDWGSHNLVAHYFAENGFRFLKFNFSHNGTTVAHPTDFADLIAFADNTFTMELDDLNAVIDFACGGSAMPSEPWVYLIGHSMGGGLSIVKAAEDLRIKKLVTMASISDFRNLWAPETEPQWRLQGITYVLNKRTGQELPLKKTLLEDLDKNPARLDIPAKAKEVKQPWLIVHGDADPTVALSCAEELKAAQPAAELLVIPGADHTFGSSQPYLGTALPPLLEEFCRQAVIFLQK from the coding sequence ATGATCAAAAAACAATATTTTACCGTCCCCGGCGCTAAGGGCCGCGGCATGCAGATGGACCTAACTTTCGACGATACTTTAAAAAAAGCTCCCATGGTGATCTTCGCTCATGGCCTTAAAGGTTTTAAGGATTGGGGCTCGCATAACCTGGTGGCGCATTATTTTGCCGAAAATGGTTTCAGGTTTTTAAAGTTCAACTTTTCGCATAACGGCACAACCGTTGCCCATCCCACTGATTTTGCCGACCTGATCGCATTTGCGGATAATACTTTTACCATGGAGCTTGATGACCTTAATGCAGTAATTGATTTCGCCTGCGGCGGATCGGCAATGCCTTCGGAGCCATGGGTGTATTTGATAGGGCACAGCATGGGCGGCGGGCTAAGCATCGTAAAAGCAGCCGAAGATTTAAGGATAAAAAAGTTGGTTACGATGGCTTCTATTTCGGACTTCCGGAATTTGTGGGCGCCGGAAACAGAACCCCAGTGGCGCCTGCAGGGGATTACCTATGTGCTGAATAAACGTACAGGGCAGGAACTGCCTTTAAAGAAAACCCTTTTGGAAGACCTGGATAAAAACCCGGCCCGCCTTGACATCCCCGCGAAGGCAAAAGAGGTAAAACAACCCTGGCTGATCGTTCACGGCGATGCCGACCCTACTGTTGCATTAAGCTGCGCCGAAGAACTTAAAGCAGCGCAGCCTGCTGCAGAATTGCTTGTTATACCTGGTGCCGACCATACTTTCGGCTCCTCTCAGCCTTATTTGGGAACGGCCTTACCGCCGCTTTTAGAAGAGTTTTGCAGGCAGGCTGTCATTTTTCTACAAAAATAA
- a CDS encoding tetratricopeptide repeat protein produces MEEEFEFGYTEDAKFSVERYEEMIRNHDQYFFDAQAFENIIDYYIEKNDPPKALQVAEYARNQHPFAAVFLIKQAQLLVVTNNVAGAFAALEKAAMLEASDPDIYIIRGNLYESMERYGEALENYEKALELAEDTDEVLLHIAYVYQNMGDYETSITYLKLCLKQNMENQDALYELAFCYDVLDNQQESVTFYQQYIDNEPYSYAAWYNLGNAFTKLSLFEKAIDAYDYAILIKDNFASAYFNKGNALVNLEKYADAIEVYRQTFEYEQPNADTYCAIGECYEKLEQMDDARAFYKKSVKMDPKLADAWFGIGVTLDFEERYFEALHFYKKALDLDIANADYWFAIADAEYKLGHMEESEQAYEKVVELNPIDVDAWLDYSSILYEQQRLVDAIEVIAQAIKCNPDAAELYYRMVAYLFAKGDYNEALTHLEMALSADPEKHYILFDYLPQLQKNKVIVDIINRYTK; encoded by the coding sequence ATGGAAGAAGAATTTGAATTTGGTTATACCGAAGATGCAAAGTTTTCGGTAGAACGGTACGAAGAAATGATTCGCAATCATGATCAGTACTTTTTTGATGCCCAGGCGTTTGAGAACATCATCGACTATTATATCGAAAAAAACGACCCGCCTAAAGCCCTGCAGGTAGCCGAGTATGCCCGAAACCAGCATCCTTTTGCCGCAGTTTTTTTAATTAAACAAGCCCAGCTTTTAGTAGTGACCAATAATGTGGCCGGGGCATTTGCCGCGCTTGAAAAAGCCGCTATGCTGGAAGCTTCGGATCCGGATATTTATATCATCCGCGGCAACCTGTACGAAAGTATGGAACGCTATGGCGAAGCCCTGGAAAATTATGAAAAAGCGCTTGAACTGGCTGAAGATACTGATGAAGTTTTGCTGCATATTGCTTATGTGTACCAAAACATGGGCGACTATGAAACTTCCATCACTTACCTCAAACTTTGCCTGAAACAAAACATGGAAAACCAGGATGCCCTTTACGAACTGGCTTTTTGTTACGACGTTTTGGACAACCAGCAGGAAAGCGTTACGTTTTATCAGCAATATATTGATAACGAACCATACAGCTATGCTGCCTGGTATAACCTTGGTAATGCTTTTACTAAATTAAGCTTATTTGAAAAGGCGATAGATGCATATGACTACGCCATTTTAATAAAGGATAATTTCGCATCAGCCTATTTTAATAAAGGCAATGCGCTGGTAAACCTGGAGAAATATGCTGACGCGATAGAAGTTTACCGCCAAACATTTGAGTACGAACAACCAAATGCCGATACCTATTGCGCTATCGGCGAATGCTACGAAAAGCTGGAGCAAATGGATGACGCGCGTGCTTTTTACAAAAAATCAGTGAAGATGGATCCAAAACTGGCTGATGCGTGGTTTGGGATTGGTGTAACGCTTGATTTTGAAGAGCGCTATTTTGAGGCGCTGCATTTTTACAAAAAAGCGCTTGACCTGGATATAGCCAATGCTGATTACTGGTTTGCCATTGCCGATGCGGAATACAAACTGGGCCATATGGAAGAGTCGGAGCAGGCTTACGAAAAAGTGGTTGAGCTTAACCCTATTGATGTGGATGCCTGGCTGGATTATTCGTCGATATTATACGAACAGCAGCGCCTGGTTGATGCGATAGAAGTGATTGCACAGGCTATAAAATGTAACCCGGACGCAGCGGAACTCTATTACCGGATGGTGGCTTATTTATTTGCCAAAGGCGACTATAACGAGGCCCTTACCCACCTGGAAATGGCCCTTTCAGCCGACCCGGAAAAACATTATATCCTGTTTGATTATTTGCCTCAGCTACAAAAAAACAAAGTGATTGTTGATATTATTAACAGGTATACGAAATAG
- a CDS encoding phosphosulfolactate synthase — MNYQMNNLPERAVKPRNSGITMVMDKGLSLRQVEDFIDVAGTHTDIVKLGWATSFVTPKLQEKLDIYRSAGIPVYFGGTLFEAFLIRNQFDDYCRILDKYKMEYVEVSDGSIEIEHEVKCEYIQKLSKLVTVISEVGSKDVQKIFAPYKWIKLMKAEIEAGSWKVIAEARESGNVGIYRDSGEVRQGLVDEILTQIPEETIIWEAPQKAQQVWFIKLIGANVNLGNIAPAEVIPLETLRLGIRSDTFDHFL; from the coding sequence ATGAATTACCAGATGAATAACCTTCCGGAGCGCGCAGTGAAACCCCGAAACAGCGGCATAACTATGGTTATGGATAAAGGGCTTAGTTTACGGCAGGTTGAAGATTTTATAGATGTTGCGGGTACACATACCGATATTGTTAAACTGGGCTGGGCCACTTCGTTTGTAACGCCCAAATTACAGGAAAAACTGGATATCTACCGCAGCGCCGGTATCCCGGTTTATTTTGGCGGCACTTTATTTGAAGCATTTTTGATCCGGAACCAGTTTGACGACTATTGCCGCATCCTTGATAAATACAAAATGGAGTATGTGGAAGTATCAGATGGTTCTATTGAAATTGAACATGAAGTAAAATGCGAATACATCCAAAAGCTTAGCAAGCTGGTAACGGTGATCTCGGAAGTAGGCTCAAAGGACGTTCAAAAGATATTTGCACCATACAAATGGATTAAACTGATGAAAGCCGAAATTGAGGCCGGCTCGTGGAAGGTGATCGCCGAAGCGCGCGAAAGTGGCAATGTAGGAATTTACCGCGACTCGGGCGAAGTTCGCCAGGGCCTGGTGGATGAGATCTTAACACAGATCCCCGAAGAAACCATCATCTGGGAAGCGCCGCAAAAAGCGCAGCAGGTTTGGTTCATCAAGCTCATCGGCGCCAACGTAAATCTGGGTAATATTGCACCTGCCGAAGTTATCCCGCTGGAAACTTTACGTCTTGGTATCAGGAGCGATACCTTCGATCATTTTTTGTAA